DNA sequence from the Candidatus Kryptoniota bacterium genome:
CGGGCACGTCACCCGTCCAATAGTTCTGAAGGTGAATTCTCACCAATGAATCGGGCAGAGTCGCCAGCTGATTTGCAAGTGAACCCTGTGACCACCTGACGCAATTCGCTTCCGGATCGTTGTTCGCGATCCCGCTCAGCGGAACAAAAACATCTCCGAGTGCAACCCAATTCAGAAATGCCTGCTGGCTGGCAGTCGTTGTATAACTGCCGGTGGTCGAATCGTCCGGCGAGGGTATGGGCACATTCAACTGCATGCCGTAAATCACGACCTGCGGCGGCGGACAATTGTCGCACTGAGCGCGCGCGCATTCACTAACCGCCAGCATGATAATCATGACTCGCACCAGGTTAATAATTGTTTTCATTTGCATCTCCTTAGTCTCAGTCGATTCAGGTCGCGACGTCTCTAGTGCAACCGATGTGTAATTCGAACATGTTCGAGCAATGCAGCCACAGGTTTGTTGGGCCCTGGGGCACGGAGAACAAAATCTCTCCGTGCCTCACGTGCCTCTCGCAGCTCAGTCGAGCTGCGTGTTCAGCCGATCATTTCACCAGCATTAGTTTCTTTGTCTGCGAGAAACTTCCAGCTTTGAGTCTGTAGAAGTAGACTCCGCTGGACATTTTGCTTCCGTCGAAACTGACTGAATGCGTTCCGGCCGTCTGAACGCCGTTGACAAGTGTAGTGACCTCTCTGCCCAGGATATCGTAGACAGTCAGTGTAACGTGGCTGACAGCCGGCAACTGATAACTGATTAGTGTTGTCGGGTTGAACGGGTTGGGATAGTTCTGCGAGAGAGAGAACTCGGTGGGTGTTCCACTATGATTTTCATTGACGCCGGTCGTGATCTGGGATGCCGGTCGGATCAAAACCGAATTATTGTAGCTCCCGGCAAAGACATCTGTTCCATTAGCAGCTAGTGCATTGACTCTCAAATTAGGTAGACCGCTATTAAACCCACTCCAACTTGTCCCGTTGTCAGTGGAAACATACACACCGCTGTCAGTAGCGGCGATAAGGTTCGAACCGCTGACCGCAAGAGTATGGAGGTACATGTTGTTGAGGCCGGAATTTACCGCAGTCCAACTTGTCCCATTGTCGGTCGATCGGAAGACTCCTTGGCCGGAAGTCCCGGCGAATAAATTCGAGCCGATTTGGGCAAAGCCTTCAACATAATCCGTGTCGCCAATGCCATTATTGGCGCCAGTCCACGTCACTCCGTTGTCAGTCGAGACAAGGACTCCTTGCCCCGAGCTTCCGGCAAGCAACTTATTGCCTACGGTTGTAAAAGAGATGACTGTTGTATCGATGCCGAGATTCCAGCTGCCACCGTTGTCGGTTGAATAATAGATATTTCCGTACGCCCCGGCAATTACATTGGATCCACTGACGCCGATAGCATAGATATTACTAGTGTATAATCCTGAGTTGGTCAGATTCCAGCTTGTCCCATTGTCCGTTGAAAGAAAGACCCCGCTTGTTGTCGCGAGAAATAGATTTGCACCCGACTTCACAAATCCACCAATCCAGGTTGTTCCCAACCCTGAATCAACGAGCGTCCAGGTTGTACCATTATCAGGGGAAACAAAGAGACCGTTGGATGTCCCCGCATAAAGACTCGAGCCGTTAAAGTCTAACGAATAGACATCCATTAAAGATATTCCGTTACTCGCCGGCGTCCAGTCTGCACCGCCGTCGCTGGAAACGAAGATTCCCACCCCACCGGTCGCCGCAAATAGATCCGAGCCGATCGAGGCAAAGGCATTGGTTGAGCCGGGCAATACACCAACTGTATTCCAGGTGTTCCCGTTGTCGGTGGAAAGGTAAAGGGTGTTCTGGTCGTTCCCCACAAACAGATTCGTGCCGACAACGGCCATCGGAGTGAATACCTTGTAGAACGTACCACTCGGACTAACGTCGGTCCAGCTCTTCCCGTTGTTGGTGGAGCGGAAAAGACCATTGTCGGTTCCCACAATAAGATTTGTATCGATGGCGGCCATCGAGAACACATACTTGTTTGTCATCCCTGAATCAGATTCTGCCCAGTAGGTCCCGTTGTTCGTGGAACGAAAGACGCCGTTTGTTGTCCCCAAAAAGAGGTTGGTCCCGCCTGCAAGGAGACCGCTGACGCTTTGGATTGTCACACCTGAATCTTTTGTAGCGGTCCAAGTTGAGCCGTTATCGGTGGAGACGAAGATTCCCCGATAGGAACACCCTGCAAAAAGATTCCCGCCGCTTGCAGCCATGGCGTCAATCCTTAGATTCGACAAGCCTGAGCTGATCGGCGTCCACGTCGCTCCGTGGTCAGTAGATAGAAAACTGCCTCCAGCGGCGCCCGCAAAAAGATTAGAGCCGTTGGTAAACAAAGTCCAGATCTGATTATTGGTCATGCCGGAATTCGAGGCTTTCCAGCTGGCTCCCTGGTTGGTTGATAGGAAGACGCCAGCGGAAGTCCCGGCAACAAGATTTGATCCGCTCGCGGCGAGACTTAAGATGGTCCCTCCTCCGGGCCCGCTGGTTTGGACCCATTGCGCAAACGACGGGTTGATGCCGCAGAAAGACAGAAGCATCAACAAAAGAATATTCCGGTGTGAATTACGCATTTAGAACTCCTCCTCCTTATGATTGAATAATTGTAAAAGGTCTACTGATGATGTCCAGATAAGTTTACGGACGCGCTGAACCGAACGGAGATTAACTCCAACATGAGTAAGCGGGAGTGTGTCCCGGCGTATTTGTTCGCGATCATTTTGATGTGCCAACGCTCTTTTCATATATCAGCACAACTTACCGCAACAATTGCAACCATTCTCCTCGCGATCCGCTCATATGTATCATCTCTAGTATCCTCAGTACCAAACTAGGGTTATAAACAACATGCGCAACTGAACGAATGTACAGTAATGGAGCACAGCCGGGATAGCGTGACTGGCGTCATGGTCGAAGGGATAAGTGGTGATAAGATGGAGCAGTGGCAGCGTTCTGCAATTAGTCGGGGGATATCGGTCTGGGTCCTGCCCTTTGGCCCGGATTCACAGACGATCACAATGACCTATACCGGCCTCACGCCAGTTTCGCGGTGAGTCTCGCTCCATCCTCACCGTCCCCTGAGTGTATCTACGAGTCCTCCTTCGCACCACAACATGGCACACGTACATCAATGCCGGTGGCAAAGTCATGGAATGGGTGACTAACATCCCCAACTCACGTTTGTAATTTCAAATGAAGGCAAAACAATGTGTGAGGCTGAACCAACTCGAGGGAAATTGTGGCGGAGGAGGGACTCTCCGCCGGAGGCGGATCCTCCGATCCGAAGGATTCCGTCGGAAAGGAGTCTCCCGAAGGGATCCTCCGAAGGAGTCCTTCGGACCTTCGGGACTTCGGACCTTCGGGAGAACCCCCGACACATGTTCGGTCGCCTTAGCAGTTTGATCCCGGTCTAATCTACGAAATACAAACTATACACTTCGGGAACCTGGGATGGGAAGGCGAGCATTTAAGATTGGAAGAGACTTAAGTGAAGCAGTAGCGGAGGAGGGACTCGAACCCCCGACACGTGGATTATGATTCCACTGCTCTAACCACCTGAGCTACTCCGCCTTGAAATCAATATACCGCACGCGACATCGTGATTCAAGAAGTGCACTTCGGTTCCAATGTGAACGCCGAATCGATCAACTCCTTCAAGATATTTACGCTCCCGATAGTTTCATCCCGAGATCTGAGCGGACCTGTGGCCATTCCGTATCGAGTATGCTGTAGTAAACCGTATCCCTGATCCGGCCGGAATAAGTTACAACATGCTTCCTAAGCGTTCCCTCTTCCTTTGCTCCTATCCGGAGAATCGCATTCCGCGATTTCTCATTCAGAGCATCTGTCTTCAACTCCACTCTCGTGCATCCGAGTTCTTCAAACGCGTGTCTGAGCATTAGATATTTCATTTCCGTATTCACTCGCGTCCGCTGCCACTTTGTTCCGATCCACGTGGCTCCGATCTCGAGACGATTATTCGGGACGTCTATGCTCATATACCTCGTGCTTCCTATCGCCTTGCCCGAATTCCTTTCGAGGATTGCGAACGGAATCGCAGATCCATCGGCCTGGGCACGGAGTGCCGCTGCAATGTAATCTCTCATTTCATCTACGCTTCGGACCGCGTAAGGGATCCACTTCCATATCGATTCATCAAGCCCGACCTCGCAAAGCTCACCGAGATGTTCCGCGCTAAGCGGCACCAAATCGACGGAATTACCCGTGAGCGTTAACGGATAAGGTTTTTTCATGAAGCACGATGGGCGAGCGACTGCCCCATCATCCCTCCAGGTATTTCTTACTCGTCACCTTGTCGCCATCGAACTCATAAACAAGCGGCACACCTGTAGGAATGTTCAGTTCAAGAACCTGCTCTTTGGTCATATTGTCCAGGAACATCACGAGCGATCGAAGACTGTTGCCGTGAGCCACTACCAAAACATCTTTGCCCGCTTTCACGTCGGGAAAAATTTTAAACCGCCAGTACGGCAGTACTCTCGCCGCCGTGTCCTTCAGACTTTCTCCATTTGGCGGCGCAACGTCATAACTTCTCCTCCATATGTGGACCTGCTCGTCTCCGAACTTCTTCGCGGTCTCCGCTTTGTTGAGACCTTGCAAGTCTCCATAGTGTCTCTCATTTAGCGCGGTGTCGTACTCTATAGGCAAATCCTTTTGACCTGTCTTTTCAAGAACGATTACAAGCGTGTCTATGGCCCTCTTCAATTTTGAACAATAACCCTGGTCAAACCTGTACGATTTCAGTTTCTCACCCGCTGACTCAGCCTCTTTTATTCCGCGTTCCGACAAAGGTACGTCGACCCATCCCGTAAAACGATTTTCGAGATTCCATTGTGATTCGCCATGTCGAATTAAAACCAGTCTTGACATTTTTACTCCGATTCGATTTTATGATTCTCAAAATGTGAATTTAACTGAAGTGGAGCACCCGGCATACCACGCCTTCTCGCGAAACCAGTGTCACAGAAACGGATCGAATATCTCTGTGTGGATCCGGTTCTCCTCAATAAATTTGTCGATTCCCGACGTTGAACGCAAGGTCGCCAGTTTTTCGAGGCGCTCTTTTGAATCATCTCCTCGCTCGATGATCTCCATGAAGAGTCCTGGTTCGTCATGTTTCCGCATTACTGATTTCAGCCCCAACGATTGCGCACTCCGGAAATAGACCGGGATCCTTGCCTCAAAGTCTTCTGATGAGGTGACATGGTAATAAACAAAAATCATCCGGTCTCCTTCAGATTTTGTAAGCGACAGCCACGCCATCTCTCACAGGAATTATGCTCGTCGAGAATTCTTTCAGCGAAAAAAGGAGCCTGTTGAATTCCTTTATGCCTTCGGTCGACTCGTCTCCGCGTGATTCCACCACTTTTCCAGACCACAGGACATTATCGGCAACTATCAGCCCTCCCTTCTTTACACGCGGGACGGCTTTTCGCAGTGCTCGCGGATAGTCCCGTTTCTCGATGTCGATGAAAACTATATCGAATTTTCCTCTGACTCCGTCGATTATCTCAAGCGCGTCACCGACATGGTATTTCACTTTGTCAAGGAGTCCGGCCTTCTTCAGATATTTTTCACCGGAAGATTTGTTCGATTCACTTCCTTCCGTGCAGATGACTTCACCTCTTTCCATGCCGAGAGCCCACCACAAGGCCGAGTAGCCGTATCCGGATCCCATCTCGAAAACGCGACGCGCTCCCGTCATTTTCGCAAGTTGAAAAAAAAGTTTCCCTACCAATGGTCCGACAATCGGGAAATCTCTCTTCTCCGCTTCGGCTTCCATCTCACGCAGAACCCGGTGCCTCTCACCGTAGATCTCGCCCATATAGGTTTCTATCTCAGGACTTACGATTTCCATTTCCTTACCCTCATTTTACAGATGTGTCACCGCTCCGTCAATCTACCGTGAACTGGAGCTTCCTCAAACTTACGATACGCAGAGACTTTGTAATAATAGCAAGGATACCGAACCCTGCCGCGAAGAGAACGCCTTCAAAGAGAAACCGGATATAGACATTTGAGAACTGACCCCGGAGCAGGATCACGGGCCCGAGTCCGACAAGTGATATTCCTACTATCCGCAAAATTTTCAGCCACGGGAAAAATTCTTTGACGTTAGTCTTGAGAAGAAACATCAGGACAGATGCCAGTACAGCAACCTCGAGGTAACTGACGATCACCTTTCCCACCGCCGCCCCTTCAAGTCCGTAGAGTCTCATCATGATGTAAGATGCGAATCCGCTGAGAAGCATTTCTGCAATAGATGTATACATATAAAGTTTTTGCTTGCCGAGAGACAAAAGTGCCTGGCTGTAGAAAACCAATCTCAGAGGTAAAAGAAAAAGAAAGATCCTGAAAATAGTTGCGCTCGCGATATATTTCTCACCGAAGAAGAATCCCATGAAATCCTTGGCGACGAACATTAGAAAGACCATCATCGGGAGGAGGAATAGTCCTGTCTTCGAAATCGAGTTCCGCCATAAGCCGATGAACTGCGCGTTCATTTCCTTTGATCCAAGTTCGCTGAACACGGGGAATAGGACGGCTGATGCCGATCCGGTGATGACCGCGACCATCGGAATTTGTTTAGAGCCGATCGCGTAGATTGCAAACTGGTCGGGAGTGAAGAAAAGGGTCACAAGGTATCGGTCGATCTGCTTGCTGACTGTTCCCATGAGGCTGCTTATGAGAATGGGAAGAGCATAGAAGAGTTGTGCCTTCATAGCCGGGCCGATTCTGTCCGAGGAGAGCCTCCGTTCTCGAATAAGATAGAAGAATAGAAAAGCCGATTTTGCAAGACCGACTCCGGCGATCGAAATGAAGACCACGGTGAGACTATGGAAGAACAAAGCCGATACCATGACGACAGCCGCAAACATGGCTGCCAGGAGGGCATTTCCGATGAGGAGGAGACCGGTTTTGCCTTCGGTCACGAATACGGACTCGAACATAAGCGATGGCGACGATAGTACCGCGTAAAGCGCGAAGATGCGAATGTAAATCGTTAGAGAGTCCGCTTTGAACCAGTGAGCTATCAGAGGCGCGAAAACGGTGAGCACAATGCCGGTCAGCACTCCGATGATTGTCGTTCCGAGTGAGGCAGCTGCATAGACAATCCGTTTATCTTCTCTTGCAGAGAAAAAATAAATCGCGCTGCTCAGACCGTATCCGACCAGCGGGAGAAATGAATTGTACACGAGCCAGACCTGCTCATAATTTCCATATTCGGATCTGTTGAGCAGGCGAGTGAGGATCATAGACGCGGCGAGAAGTCCGAGGATGTTAACGAATTTTGAAACGCCCACGAGACCGGCGCTTCGGGTCAGCGAATTCTCTTCGGGATTTCCCATCAGAATTTCTTGAAACGGGAAGCCAATCTGGTTATCAATGTGTTTGCGCGCCAGACCCTAAAGTACGCCGCAAGTCTCGGTCCGAAGGCCGACTTGAAGAGATTTATTGATGGAGTGTTCGCTCCGCAAAAGTCGACGAAAATTTTTCCCTCGCGTTTTTCTTCATTCAGGATATTGTGATAAAGGAGATGCGACGCACCTCGCTCGGCAATCGCATCCGTCCCGCTGACATAGAGGTACATCCCCCGGCCTCGTATAAGAGAGGTCATCGCAGAAACCACTCTGCCATTCTTGTTCCGGACGCACCGGGTGCGCAGCAATCCTGCCGCATCAAGCCGCTTCAGAAGCGCGAGCAGATTCCCCGCCGATACCGGGGGACGCCGGCCGTGCCTTTCGTAACTTAGCTGCTGAAGTGACACGAGCTCATCCACACCGCACATCCCGCCAGCGAGACCGGAATTTTGCGCGCCACGCAACACTTCTCTCAAAGATTTTGTATAGCCATCTTCCGTGAAACCGGGAAGATCCATGACGTAAGTGTAATTCGTTACGACCTGGGCGCCGTCCCATTGAAATGCCCGTATGTCGGATGTGTCAGGCGGGAAGACCATCTGGTAGAAAGCGAAATTGCGTTTCAGATATTCGGCCAGAGCCTGGAGCGCCGTCAGCACGTCGTATTCCCTCTTCTGATTCGTCGAGGATTCGAGCGACCTGAAATGGACACCGTCATATGGACGGATGGGCATAAGTTTGACCAGCTTCTGGCTTGCTCTTCGTCCCACAAAGAGAGCACAAACCGCGACGGTAGAGTCGTTCCTATTAATTGACAGGAGTTCACTCTCCGTAGAGAATGTTTCGCGGTAGGCCGCAAGAAATTCGGGAAGGGAGAAAGGCGACGAGGGTGGATTGTTGGCAAGAAATTTCGAGTATGCTTCGGCGTCGATCTTTTCTATTTTCAGATCAGCCATCTCAGGGGAGACAAATTCTAAATTCGAAGAACGAAATCCTAAACAATCTCAAATTTTCAAAAGTCAAAAGACATTATCTCCTTTTATGAATTTCTAATCTCGAATTTTGATTTTGTTCGTCCACGACATTTGAATGTCCGGCTGCCGCTTCGATCAAAATGATTCCGTTGGAAAGGAGTCCTTCGGACAAGGCGGCATTTAGAATTTAGAAATTAGGATTTAGTATTTGCTCTCAGAGTATATACTTGCTCAAATCGCGGTCTTTAACAATCTT
Encoded proteins:
- a CDS encoding GNAT family N-acetyltransferase codes for the protein MADLKIEKIDAEAYSKFLANNPPSSPFSLPEFLAAYRETFSTESELLSINRNDSTVAVCALFVGRRASQKLVKLMPIRPYDGVHFRSLESSTNQKREYDVLTALQALAEYLKRNFAFYQMVFPPDTSDIRAFQWDGAQVVTNYTYVMDLPGFTEDGYTKSLREVLRGAQNSGLAGGMCGVDELVSLQQLSYERHGRRPPVSAGNLLALLKRLDAAGLLRTRCVRNKNGRVVSAMTSLIRGRGMYLYVSGTDAIAERGASHLLYHNILNEEKREGKIFVDFCGANTPSINLFKSAFGPRLAAYFRVWRANTLITRLASRFKKF
- a CDS encoding GNAT family protein; amino-acid sequence: MKKPYPLTLTGNSVDLVPLSAEHLGELCEVGLDESIWKWIPYAVRSVDEMRDYIAAALRAQADGSAIPFAILERNSGKAIGSTRYMSIDVPNNRLEIGATWIGTKWQRTRVNTEMKYLMLRHAFEELGCTRVELKTDALNEKSRNAILRIGAKEEGTLRKHVVTYSGRIRDTVYYSILDTEWPQVRSDLGMKLSGA
- a CDS encoding oligosaccharide flippase family protein, with product MGNPEENSLTRSAGLVGVSKFVNILGLLAASMILTRLLNRSEYGNYEQVWLVYNSFLPLVGYGLSSAIYFFSAREDKRIVYAAASLGTTIIGVLTGIVLTVFAPLIAHWFKADSLTIYIRIFALYAVLSSPSLMFESVFVTEGKTGLLLIGNALLAAMFAAVVMVSALFFHSLTVVFISIAGVGLAKSAFLFFYLIRERRLSSDRIGPAMKAQLFYALPILISSLMGTVSKQIDRYLVTLFFTPDQFAIYAIGSKQIPMVAVITGSASAVLFPVFSELGSKEMNAQFIGLWRNSISKTGLFLLPMMVFLMFVAKDFMGFFFGEKYIASATIFRIFLFLLPLRLVFYSQALLSLGKQKLYMYTSIAEMLLSGFASYIMMRLYGLEGAAVGKVIVSYLEVAVLASVLMFLLKTNVKEFFPWLKILRIVGISLVGLGPVILLRGQFSNVYIRFLFEGVLFAAGFGILAIITKSLRIVSLRKLQFTVD
- a CDS encoding T9SS type A sorting domain-containing protein; its protein translation is MRNSHRNILLLMLLSFCGINPSFAQWVQTSGPGGGTILSLAASGSNLVAGTSAGVFLSTNQGASWKASNSGMTNNQIWTLFTNGSNLFAGAAGGSFLSTDHGATWTPISSGLSNLRIDAMAASGGNLFAGCSYRGIFVSTDNGSTWTATKDSGVTIQSVSGLLAGGTNLFLGTTNGVFRSTNNGTYWAESDSGMTNKYVFSMAAIDTNLIVGTDNGLFRSTNNGKSWTDVSPSGTFYKVFTPMAVVGTNLFVGNDQNTLYLSTDNGNTWNTVGVLPGSTNAFASIGSDLFAATGGVGIFVSSDGGADWTPASNGISLMDVYSLDFNGSSLYAGTSNGLFVSPDNGTTWTLVDSGLGTTWIGGFVKSGANLFLATTSGVFLSTDNGTSWNLTNSGLYTSNIYAIGVSGSNVIAGAYGNIYYSTDNGGSWNLGIDTTVISFTTVGNKLLAGSSGQGVLVSTDNGVTWTGANNGIGDTDYVEGFAQIGSNLFAGTSGQGVFRSTDNGTSWTAVNSGLNNMYLHTLAVSGSNLIAATDSGVYVSTDNGTSWSGFNSGLPNLRVNALAANGTDVFAGSYNNSVLIRPASQITTGVNENHSGTPTEFSLSQNYPNPFNPTTLISYQLPAVSHVTLTVYDILGREVTTLVNGVQTAGTHSVSFDGSKMSSGVYFYRLKAGSFSQTKKLMLVK
- a CDS encoding 2,3-bisphosphoglycerate-dependent phosphoglycerate mutase, which codes for MSRLVLIRHGESQWNLENRFTGWVDVPLSERGIKEAESAGEKLKSYRFDQGYCSKLKRAIDTLVIVLEKTGQKDLPIEYDTALNERHYGDLQGLNKAETAKKFGDEQVHIWRRSYDVAPPNGESLKDTAARVLPYWRFKIFPDVKAGKDVLVVAHGNSLRSLVMFLDNMTKEQVLELNIPTGVPLVYEFDGDKVTSKKYLEG
- a CDS encoding O-methyltransferase, with the protein product MEIVSPEIETYMGEIYGERHRVLREMEAEAEKRDFPIVGPLVGKLFFQLAKMTGARRVFEMGSGYGYSALWWALGMERGEVICTEGSESNKSSGEKYLKKAGLLDKVKYHVGDALEIIDGVRGKFDIVFIDIEKRDYPRALRKAVPRVKKGGLIVADNVLWSGKVVESRGDESTEGIKEFNRLLFSLKEFSTSIIPVRDGVAVAYKI